The Polymorphobacter megasporae genome window below encodes:
- a CDS encoding ABC-F family ATP-binding cassette domain-containing protein — MAAPVVALENIGLVQGPGWLLRGLDLAVGERDRLALVGRNGAGKTTLLKILAGRTELDEGRRTIRPGARVILLEQDPPVAAHATLRDFVFHGNDAPETYVAEGIADQLGIDLDRPGATASGGEKRRAAIARALAQDPEVLLLDEPTNHLDIAAIEWLETYLQRFRGAFVAISHDRMFLSRLTKSSLWLDRGTIRRAEIGFGGFEAWTETVAAEEAKTADKLDNQLRAELHWLQRGVTARRKRNQGRLSKLGEMRELRKSMTGPVSVAKLAMVTDDAKTKVVIDAEHVTKTFGERTIINDLSLRVQRGDRIGVIGPNGTGKTTLLRLLTGEIAPDSGRIRRAKSIEAILIDQKRARLVPGQTVRQIIADGGDWVDVGGVRKHVAGYLKDFLFDPGVLDAKIETFSGGEQSRLLLAREFARVSNLLILDEPTNDLDLETLDLLQEVIADYAGTVLIVSHDRDFLDRTVTAVVVLDGSGKADVVAGGYSDWEAKRDGVALLARSPAAQAKAAAASGPRKSVKLTYIEQRELDGLPAEIETMTKAIAAAEVALADPALYARDPKKFDRINTEADATRKKQAAAEERWLELSAKVEALAG; from the coding sequence ATGGCAGCTCCAGTCGTCGCGCTTGAAAACATCGGTCTCGTCCAGGGGCCCGGCTGGCTGCTGCGAGGTCTCGACCTTGCGGTCGGGGAGCGCGACCGGCTTGCGCTCGTCGGGCGCAACGGCGCGGGCAAGACGACCCTGCTCAAGATTCTCGCCGGGCGGACCGAGCTCGACGAGGGCCGTCGGACGATCCGCCCCGGCGCACGCGTCATCTTGCTCGAGCAGGACCCGCCGGTCGCCGCCCATGCGACGCTGCGCGACTTCGTCTTTCACGGCAACGACGCTCCCGAAACCTATGTCGCCGAGGGCATCGCCGACCAGCTCGGCATCGACCTCGACCGCCCCGGCGCGACCGCCAGCGGCGGCGAGAAGCGCCGTGCCGCAATCGCCCGCGCACTGGCACAGGACCCCGAAGTACTGCTGCTCGACGAGCCGACCAATCACCTCGATATCGCCGCGATCGAATGGCTCGAGACCTACCTCCAGCGCTTCCGCGGCGCCTTCGTCGCGATCAGCCATGACCGTATGTTCCTATCGCGGCTGACGAAATCGTCGCTGTGGCTCGACCGCGGAACGATCCGTCGGGCGGAGATCGGCTTCGGCGGCTTCGAAGCGTGGACGGAGACCGTCGCCGCCGAGGAAGCCAAGACCGCCGACAAGCTCGACAACCAGCTCCGTGCCGAACTCCACTGGCTCCAGCGCGGCGTCACCGCACGCCGCAAGCGCAACCAGGGGCGGCTGTCGAAGCTCGGCGAGATGCGCGAATTGCGCAAGTCGATGACCGGCCCGGTCAGCGTCGCCAAGCTGGCGATGGTCACCGACGACGCCAAGACCAAGGTTGTGATCGATGCCGAGCACGTCACCAAGACTTTCGGCGAGCGGACGATCATCAACGACCTGTCGCTTCGGGTCCAACGCGGCGACCGGATCGGCGTGATCGGACCGAATGGAACCGGCAAGACCACCCTCCTCCGCCTGCTGACCGGCGAGATCGCCCCCGACAGCGGGCGCATCCGCCGCGCCAAGTCGATCGAGGCGATCCTGATCGACCAGAAGCGCGCGCGACTGGTTCCGGGCCAGACCGTCCGCCAGATCATCGCCGACGGCGGCGACTGGGTGGATGTCGGCGGCGTTCGCAAGCATGTCGCGGGCTATCTCAAGGACTTCCTGTTCGACCCCGGCGTCCTCGACGCGAAGATCGAGACCTTCTCCGGCGGCGAGCAATCGCGGCTGCTGCTCGCGCGCGAGTTCGCCCGCGTATCGAACCTGCTGATCCTCGACGAGCCGACCAACGACCTCGACCTCGAAACTCTCGACCTGTTGCAGGAGGTCATCGCCGACTATGCCGGGACCGTCCTGATCGTCAGCCACGATCGTGACTTCCTCGACCGGACCGTGACCGCGGTCGTCGTGCTCGACGGGTCGGGCAAGGCCGATGTCGTTGCCGGCGGCTATTCCGACTGGGAGGCGAAGCGCGACGGCGTCGCCCTCCTCGCGCGATCACCCGCCGCGCAGGCGAAGGCCGCGGCGGCGAGCGGCCCGCGCAAATCGGTCAAATTGACGTACATCGAACAGCGCGAACTCGACGGGCTCCCGGCTGAGATCGAGACGATGACCAAGGCGATCGCTGCGGCCGAAGTCGCGCTCGCCGACCCGGCGCTTTATGCTCGCGATCCGAAGAAGTTCGACCGCATTAATACCGAGGCCGATGCCACGCGCAAGAAACAGGCGGCCGCCGAAGAGCGCTGGCTCGAACTCAGCGCCAAGGTCGAGGCGCTCGCCGGTTAG